In a genomic window of Stakelama saccharophila:
- a CDS encoding NAD(P)/FAD-dependent oxidoreductase — MGSTTSADVAVIGAGPAGLTAAYELTKRGFSVVVIEKDPVYVGGISRTVEHDGFHFDIGGHRFFSKSQEVVDLWNEILPDDFIERPRMSRIYYGGKFYSYPLRAFEALRNLGLVTSACCMASYARWKLFPKREVRSFEDWVVNQFGHRLYSIFFKTYTEKVWGIACDTMSADWAAQRIKGLSLGKAVFDGVKRSLGLNRTPNNGMAAKTLLESFRYPRKGPGMLWEAARDKVVAGGNHVLMGHALKALSLHEATGRWRVQATRADGSVHVIDAGHVISSAPMRELAGRVQPLPDTIPAALDLRYRDFLTVALMIRSDDLFPDNWIYIHDSRVKVGRVQNFRSWSPEMVPDAQIACVGLEYFCFEGDGLWSSGDDDLIALASRELAMLGLVDAEQIVGGAVVRQEKAYPVYDDAYRANVAALREELEARYPTLHLVGRNGMHRYNNQDHAMMTAMLTVRNIVAGARVYDIWNVNEDAEYHEAGTQGERAALASERLVPRRLKVA; from the coding sequence ATGGGATCGACAACTTCAGCCGATGTGGCCGTGATCGGCGCCGGACCGGCCGGGCTGACCGCTGCCTATGAACTGACGAAACGGGGTTTTTCGGTCGTCGTGATCGAAAAGGACCCGGTCTATGTCGGCGGCATCAGCCGCACCGTGGAGCATGACGGCTTCCACTTCGACATCGGCGGCCACCGCTTCTTTTCCAAGTCGCAGGAGGTCGTCGACCTCTGGAACGAGATCCTGCCGGACGACTTCATCGAACGCCCGCGCATGAGCCGCATCTATTATGGCGGAAAATTCTACAGCTATCCGCTGCGCGCGTTCGAGGCGCTGCGCAACCTCGGCCTGGTCACCTCGGCGTGCTGCATGGCGAGCTATGCCCGCTGGAAGCTGTTCCCGAAGCGCGAGGTGAGAAGTTTCGAGGACTGGGTCGTCAACCAGTTCGGGCATAGGCTCTATTCAATCTTCTTCAAGACCTATACCGAGAAGGTATGGGGCATAGCGTGCGACACCATGTCGGCCGACTGGGCGGCGCAGCGCATCAAGGGACTGAGCCTGGGCAAGGCCGTGTTCGACGGCGTGAAGCGGTCGCTCGGTCTCAACCGGACTCCCAATAACGGCATGGCGGCGAAGACGCTGCTCGAATCCTTTCGCTATCCGCGCAAAGGGCCGGGCATGTTGTGGGAAGCCGCGCGCGACAAGGTGGTCGCGGGCGGCAACCACGTTCTGATGGGCCACGCGCTCAAGGCGCTTTCGCTGCACGAAGCGACCGGCCGCTGGCGGGTGCAGGCGACCCGGGCGGACGGATCGGTGCATGTGATCGACGCCGGCCACGTCATCTCTTCGGCGCCGATGCGTGAGCTTGCGGGCCGCGTGCAGCCCTTGCCGGACACGATCCCGGCGGCGCTCGACCTACGCTACCGCGACTTCCTGACGGTGGCGCTGATGATCCGGTCGGACGACCTGTTTCCCGACAACTGGATCTACATCCACGATTCGCGCGTGAAGGTCGGCCGCGTGCAGAATTTCCGCAGTTGGTCGCCGGAAATGGTGCCGGACGCGCAGATCGCGTGCGTCGGCCTCGAATATTTCTGCTTCGAGGGCGATGGGCTGTGGTCCAGCGGCGATGATGACCTGATCGCACTGGCGAGCCGGGAACTGGCGATGCTGGGCCTGGTCGATGCGGAGCAGATCGTCGGCGGCGCGGTGGTTCGGCAGGAAAAGGCCTATCCCGTCTATGACGACGCCTACCGCGCGAACGTCGCAGCCCTGCGCGAGGAACTGGAGGCGCGTTATCCCACGCTGCACCTCGTCGGACGCAACGGCATGCACCGATACAACAATCAGGATCATGCCATGATGACGGCGATGTTGACGGTGCGCAACATCGTCGCCGGCGCGCGCGTCTACGACATCTGGAACGTCAACGAGGATGCCGAATATCACGAGGCGGGAACCCAGGGCGAGCGCGCGGCGCTGGCGTCCGAGCGGCTCGTGCCGCGGCGTCTGAAGGTCGCCTGA